TATTcagatgaatctttttttttttttttctggtcccAAAGCATGAGTCAGCTATATCACGTCTTTCCCAGGGCAGAATGAACACACGCTGAACCAGGATTTCCCCCTCTCCCTTGTGGGATCTTCTCAGTCAGGAATTTTCAGTAAGAAAAGAGGTGACAGGACTACTAGTTAGCCCAATGTCATTTGAACGGCGAAAAAAATTATTGAGATGTTAGAAGTTTATGTTCTTCTGACAGGCAAATTCCAGTCTTCAGTGAGGCCAGGGGATTCCATTCAAAGAGTGGATTCGgttcttaatttcttttcctttacaaaatctctttttaaataaaaagctctATTACCATCATACCTTTAACCAGCTAATCTAGATTTCATCTCTTGCTGAAATTCTTCTCCAGCCAACGCCGCACTTCTTGAAGATTATAGCAGAAGGGACCCTTTCCTCCCAGATAGGCAATTTTCTGTCTCTGCACGATGCACACGCGTTCAAAGGCTACCCCGTATGCTACATTGGCATTATTGTCCATGCGGTCAGCCACAACCCGGCACTGGGGCGGCAAGGAGAAACGCTCCAGAAGCTGGTGGGCTGCTGCACATCGGTCTTCCTGGTTCCGGTGCTTCTTCACCTCAAAAGCCAGAGAGGAGTCCCCAGGCACCGCCCAGCCATCTGAAGGATGAGCCTCATCAATGTAGACCAACAGGAAGTCAGCCACAGAGGAGAACTCTTCCACCAGTTTGCGGAAGGCTGGCAGCTGGCTGGTGAAAGGAGGTCAAGTGGCCGAGCCAAAGTTGACCACCAGTGGGCGCTCGGAGCTGGCAAAGTCAAGGAGGTGGCATTCGGCTCCATCCGCTGTCTTGTCCTGAGCACCATTCCCAGCACCGGCACCTGCTTCAGGACTGGACACGTGCACCACACTGGAATTGGGGGCATCCTCGCCCAATTTCACCTGATGGTGAAAaacaagagaaagggagagaatgccACATCAGACACGTTGCCACTTCAATTCACTCTAATGCAACTGGTCCTAATAGAATGCGGTATTTCCCTGAAAGCAAAGGATAAACATAtactgatgggggggggggggagcggagAGGACCCTCAGGGCAGACAATGTAAAGAAAGGCTCCGAAAAGGATAAAaatctttttcattctttatggTCTTGAAAAGTAATTATTTTCATCACTGAAGTTAACTCTTTTCATAATTAAGTTGAAACTCAATCTCCTTACTATCCTTGCTGTCAATACTTCATGCACATTAGAAAACACATGATTAATTGACTTCATTTTAAAAGCTATTAGGGAATGGTCTACGTCAAGACCAATTACCGCGTCTTGGACACAGTGCCTCTTTCTGAACTTTGGAGTACTCAGGTAGgaactttattttcttccattatgtTAAGTCGCTTAATCTCTATCAGTGGACCATGATGCCAGAGGCACTCTACCTATAAGCAAAGTTCCTGCCATTTAACCTGTTCAGAGCCTCAGATTTCTCATCTGGAAGATGGTTATTGGAAGGTAACAGAAGGAAAAGAGCCCTCTGTACACAAGGTACAAAGGAAGtgaaagattgatttgaaaaatTTGAAACCTATGCGCCATGttctcataatacacactttctgtgaactttttgaagacagctTGCGCTATAAGACATTATGTGGGTGTGCATTGCCATTATCAGATGCTTCCCAGTAAGTGAAGCAAGATGCCCTCTTCCCCGGGcaattttgtgtttaaaaaaaggTCCTGAGAGAGATCATCTGCCCTGAAGTTTCCACTGCTACGGCTCCTGTAGCGGTTCTGTTACTGGAACTCCACAATTTCCATTGCAAAAACATACAGCCATTCCAGAAGTCCGCTTTCAGTCAACTtcttattttctgtgtgttttggTACACCTTTCTGTCTTATCTAGAGAGAAACAAACCACTTACTTTTCTTCCATATGACTTATTAACAGGCtcctctgggccggcgctgtggctcactaggctaatcctccgcctggcggcgccggcactccgggttctagtccccgtcggggcgcaggattctgtcccggttgcccctcttccaggccagctctctgctgtggcccgggagtgcagtggaggatggcccaagtccttgggccctgcaccccatgggagaccaggataagcacctggctcctgccttcggatcagtgcagtgcgccggtgGCAGctcactggccgcggcggccattggagggtgaaccaacggcaaaggaagacctttctctctgtctctctctctcactgtccactctgcctgtcaaaataaataaataaataaataaaagaaaaaaaaaaaaacaggctccTCTGAATTACAAAATATCCAGACAGAAGAGGCGTAGACAAAAACTCCTCCGCGTGCTCCCTGCGCACATGGCTTAAACGGGTGATCACAGAATTAAAGACAGTTTAAGGCCTTTGGATTGTAAACTGCTAACAAAAAGCAGGCAAACTAAGAAAATCAAATACCTCAGTGTGAATTAACACAACTGGATCTTCCCTTAAGAGGATTTAATCAAAAGCAGTAACAGTTGGGAAAATTTACAACACaacaattgatttttatatactaTCCTTAACATTACAAAACCCTTCCAACTGGATTAGCTTCTTTCTCTCATATAAATACAGCTACACATTACACTGCTGTTAACTGAAGTCACTTAGAAGTGAATTGTTAAAGATGCAACAATCCAAACTGATATAAACCACTCTAGGGCTTTTAGTCAGAGCCGCTGTCTAATGTTAACGCAGAACGTCTTTTAACTGCAGAGAACCAAAGCTCTTTCTCCCAGCAAGGGAGGTGTGAAACTAGATTACTGATttctaaaacaaatattaaaataataacctTCCTTCTTAGAAAAGGAAGCTGTTGGTGtgatttaaataaatgatttttttttcagtcaccACCAGagagaaagttatttatttttactaattttcttGGCTACTTTGCAAATGACACCACATGGAGAAATCTAATAAGCCATTTTTTACTGGATTATTTCATATGATCTGCTACtaacataaatttcaaatttaagaTACACATTTTAAAGGTATTATAAACCTTCTAAACTGAGTTTTAGGTACTTTTTTGTAGATCTAGGCGGTATGTAGCACTCCTATCACCTTGCCATTTGCTGTCTCCCAATTAAAATAGTTATAATTATTCTAGGAGGGCTGCTTCTAACAATATTCTAGGTTACATTCCCCAACATACCACGACAAAAGGGCCTGAGTACAGTCATATGAGTTCTGGCAGCAAATTCTTAAGTAAGCAACcgggaaacagaagaaaaatcaccTCGAAACTACAGAACTGTAAGTTCTTGTCAGAATGTAAAAACAGCCATCTGCCTGGCAGAGCCCTTTTTGTGACCTATAAGCTACTGTGTGGTCTTGACAAATGGGCCTCTGACCTCGGATCCTCACCCAAGCAGACCTGTTGATCCTTGCATTATTCTTGACCATTCAACTGAATCAGCTGATCTGCTGCTTCAGTCACTAGCTGACTCCCTTGTTACCTGCAGCTAATTTTCTTAGAAAGTTAGGGCACTCTCCTCCTTCTGACACACAATGTATTTTTCAGGCACTGAATTCTTTCCAAAACCCATACCACCTTAGGAAACTGAAGACACATACAATGCTATCattctaaaatgaaatattaggacAGTTACCAAATACATAACTCAGTGTGggaactttaaattttttgttggattgaaacatctttctttttaattgtgtTGAATGAGTTAGTGAATGAACGTTAGCTTTTACAAACCTAGGTCAGTGAGTAAATTCACACTTCATGATACCCTTGACCTGCAATGAACGTCATCATTTTTGGGTGAGGGATAAGCTCACCAAAGCAGATAAATTTAGAAACAGGAACCCTGGAGCTCTCCTATAGAATCTTGCCAAATCCAGTACCCAGTGTTATTGATGTATCCTGATCACCTAAGCTGATCAGTGAATGTAAGGAAGAAAGCCAggcctttttctgtttttgtgtggCTATGGTACCCAGCAGCCAACGAGAATGTCACAAACGTATACCACTATGCCTGAGGATGACCAGGTAAGAGAAAATGTGTGGGTAAGATTAACAGTGTCAATAAAACTAAGGAGGGGGGCCGGCCTCCAGCTGTggcacgagcatcccatatggacactgatcctgctgctcctcttccaatcctgctccctgcttatggcctgggacagcagcagagaacgacccaagtacttgggcccctgatcctacaagggacacctggaggaggctcctggctcctggctctggattggctcagctctagcggttacagccatttggggagtgaaccagctgatgaaagacctttctttctgtctgtctctgtctaaataaataaatgcaatctcaaataaataaatacaatcttaaaaaaaaaactaagaagggAAAACACATATCTAGGATCCAGAAGTCCATGTGTGAGCAGACCAGTAGTCCATTTTTATACACATCATAATCACAAATTTGTCCATCTTTGTTAAACCTGATAGAAGACAGCTTAGCCAAAatgagaggtggggggagagaaagagagaagaagagagggagaaaaaaaaatctttggaaacttaaaaaataaaattttgctttaagctataaataaacacattttaaaagaccattactgggccggtgccgcggctcactaggctaatcctccgccttgtggcgccagcacactgggttctagtcctggtcggggtgccggattctgtcccagttgccccccttccaggccagctctctgctgtggcccgggagtgcagtggaggatggcccaagtacttgggccctgtaccccatgggagaccaggagaagcacctggctcctgcctttggatcagtgcggtgcgccggccgcggcggccattggagggtgaaccaacggcaatggaagacctttctctctgtctctctctctctcactgtccactctgcctgtcaaaaaaaaaaaaaaaaaaaacaaaaaaaaaacaaaaaaccattactggccagcgccgtggctcactaggctaatcttccacctgcggcaccagcactctgggttctagtccaggtcagggcaccggattctgtcccgattgctcctcttccagtccagatctctgctgtggccggggaaggcagtgaaggaacgcccaagtacttgggccctgcactcgcatgggagaccaagaagaagcacctgcctcctggcttcggatcggcgcagtgcgccggccgtagcagccattttgggggtgaaccaacggaaggaagaactttctgtctctctctctcactgtctaactctgcctgtcaaaaaaaaaaaaaaagaaaaagaaaaaaaaaagaaaagaaaagaaaagaaagaacattacTGTTCATTTTCatctcccagccctgctctgatTTGATAATAATGAATATTAAATTTCTATTACAGTAGAGTTTCAAACCAAGAATTTTTTGGTTGGCTTGGTTATACACTCGGCTGAGATGCAGTGGTAGAATCACCAGTGCCTTCAGTGATGGAAGGTTCTTTGCTGTCCCCAGGAGCAAAGCATTCCTTGACCCAGAGCcaaaatgatgaagaaaataaAGTTGGTCCTATAATAACATGTAGGCTGCAGGAAAGAAGCTCAACAAAAACAAGTTATCCCTTGGTATTcccaaactttgttttaatttccCACAGTGGCACAGAAAGTCTCCTGGCCACAAGTTACCTATCATCTTAATTTCTCCTTCTTAGAGGGTTTGTGTTTGGTTTTTGTCCTTAATGAGACATATTTGCCAAAGAGGCATTCAAAAGGCATTTTTTACTCTTGCGGAAGAGTAATTAGGTCGGTACCTCTTTCCCTGCCAGCATTAGCTGCTCTAAAGAGAACCCTGCCCAGTATTTAATGCTCAAACACAAGAAGCATCATTGCCACTAATTGGTCTTGAAGTTCCGATGTTCCCAAAGGGTCCCTTTATTTTGCAAGGATCAGAAAGGACAGACGTAAAATGTGGTATCGTCATCactgacttttctctctctctcgtctgcACTAGACagttgtcctttcttttttttttcttttttttttttgcaatcaaCATCAACAGGATACCAATAAAGGAAGTAAATAAAGGATTTCCATGTTTCCATGTTTACCACAGGGGACACCTCTGGGCCAAGTCCAAAGGTTGCCGCAGACATATTTTATCAATATGAACAATAGTATGAATACACAGCAAACACAAGTTTTGATTCCTTTGATGATGGATTCCTTTCACCGACAGCGTTCAGTGCATGGAGAAAAGGATAATTCTGCTGTGGCATGCGGACTGTGAAATGCAGGGCCAGCGGGAAAAAAGAGCCATTCATCCAGtggaagctggaaatggagcaTATACTACtaaccttcttttttttctttctttcttttttcttttccacagCTTGAAAAAAAAGCTTCTGGGCAAACTATCACATAAGCTCATGATTAAAAAGTAAAGCAAATGATAAAAATGGGAGTGGATGTGTGACCCAAGTTTTACACATACTTCTTGCTACCCAAAGCCCTGGAAATGTCTTCATTAACTATCAGGAAGTTTCAAATTCTTCGACATAATGACCAAGCTACATCAATGAACTTAGAAACGTGGCCAAACAATCATTAGGAACAGATTTAACCATTTCCGCTCAGATGGGCCAACTAAATCAGAGCCAAAGAACAGGCTACCTACTTCTGAACTCAGCtccctcttggctcttctcttttGGACTTGTACCTTGAAAATAGCACTCTCGGCTTTATCACTTCCCAAGGTTTTATCCAAGAGGCGCAAGGGGTCTGGCTGTGGCCTTCTTTGTGTTCTTCTGGGGctgttttctctctttaaaaagccATTTTTCCATTGTAGAAGCTAATGTCAAAAGGCTGGAGGTgaatgaagaggaggaggggaatgTCAAGAGACCctttcaaaaccaaaattataTGTTCAAATGAATATGTTTTCTGTGCTCGGCAGTATTAACCGTGCAGAAGGCAAACGGCTTGTCAGCATCCATactgtgtgtttatttttacaCTTCATTTAGGTAAGAGCCAGGCTCCCAGACAGGACAGTTGGCTTATTGGTTGCACACCAGCACAAGGACACAGTGTTCAGATGCAATGATATTGACTACAGAGCCTTAAATCACAAATATCTGTTATTCACCTCAGAATCTCTCACTGGTCTCCAGTGTCCTTTCAATCAAAATTGTACATGGAAACCCTCTCTCACCAAATCCATGTTATCTTTGAAAACTCCCCTATAAATTTGAAAACCTTTCAACGTTTCCATGAAGACAAtttttttatgttctatgtgaattcttaaatttatttattcctgTGTTGCCTCTTGTGGGAGCAATCACAAGAATAAAAATTCCACCGCACTTTCTCTAAAGATCTTCCAAAGTGCCTGACATTGACAAGGAGAATCATGTCTAATTCTGTCATAGGTGGACACACCCTTCCGCCTGGAAACCTTTGCCTCTGGAGGTGTCGGCCTGAAAATAATACAAGTCAGGAGTGTGAAACACTGTGACGTCCTCTCAGACACAGCCTCCTCCAGTGTCTCTAGAAATGGCCACACCCAAAGACCGAGGCGCGGCTGCCAACCTCACGCAGGATGTTACTCAACCTGTTAGGGAGGCTCTGAGGGACCCTCAAATGCCACTACAGCCACCGTCAGCCTTGCTCTAagtgaagacagaaagagaccccATTTCAATTCAAGCTATGTTCACAATGTTTCCATTGACTACACACCCAGTCCAATCGTGTCTCTGGATTTATGGGTCCTGGGGCTGCTTCTGTTCCTGGTAGCTATTATATAAATCATCAAAAGCAAACATTAAGAACATCAGTCTTGAACTTGGTCACTCATCAGATCAGTTGGCAGAGACTAAGAAATACAGAAGAGGAATAGAAAAACCTTATGcgcaaagaaaaatcaaacaccCATCCTTCCTAAATTCCTGAAATAAACAACATATTGCCAAATAGTGGAACATGATACattagtgaaaaaataaataggaaagttTATTAAAGAGGTATTCATTTGCTTTTCCGTGTTTACTTCAGTAAGCTGATTAATGGGAGAAACAACCTCTACTTAACATTTGTGGATGATGTTAGAGTGCCCACGGTTTATGTGACAGATAATGTTTCTGTACACTAtccataaaaataagtaaaattcatcagagaagtgatttttctctttcctaggCAACAAttctctttcaaacaagtaaaaatataCTTAGCTCAAACCACTGACATGCCCATGTTACCTGCTAACATACACAAAGTACAGGTGCAGATTAATAATAATATGTTTGATAAACTGGTGTACTCCCCTACACGGCTTCAAATTCCCCACCCCTGAAACAAAACCGAGAAATTTCGCATTCAGTGCATACACTTGAAACAGAATGATCCTTTCAGAACCCAGGCGCTCACACCTTCTGTTTGCCCCCACTACATCCTTCTGTAACATACATGAATTTTGACGAGTACAAGTGGAAGTTTCAACTCATAGTCTCAGAAAGGCATTTCTATTTACTAGTAAGACTGCTTGGTATCACATGTCCAGGCAAAAGTGCAAACATCCTACAGCTAACTCAGAACAAACGTGGGTTGCAGCAAAACTTCCCTAGTTCACAGAAGACATTCTCTTCTTAAAGATTCAATTTTCAGTGGAACGGCCCTACCCTGGATCTTTTCTGATTCcaagttatttcttttgtttctctggTATACAGCTTTATTTTTCTAGGGTTTACTGCAGAGAACTCATTTGCTTCCCACTCTGGTATTCTGAGTTTCTGGTCTCTGTTTCTTTGGTTTTGCTTGCCAAAAGCCCACAACGGCCCTGAACACCTGGCTTCGCTATTCCTCTCCACCTTCCTTCCCTGGCACAGTGGACAAGGTCCCCCAGTACCACGAGGGAAAACCAAAACTGTCTGCTTTGACAGCAGCTTCTGCCAGATGAGTTCAGTCTTCTGGAGCCTGGTGGGATCCCCGGGGGGTGGTGGCACCGGCACAGCTTCCACAGGCAGGTAAGGGAGGCGCTGTTGTAGTGCCCAAGTCTCAGGCTACATAGCTTTGGCAGAGGGATGAACTCTTTCCAAAGACAACTTGGGCTACTTTGGGGAAACAAAGCAAATGTGGTGGCCCCTAGAAAGTCTGGGTTTCTGACCGGTCTTCCTCTTGCAAACTGATATCTAGTAACTCAGGACGCAGAGCCTAATAACGCTGTCCAGCGGGTCCAAACCCAAATCAGCGTAGAAGCTTTAACTCTTGCCTCTACCAGAAACAAAGCCACTGTGACACTCAGTCACATTTGCTGTGTGTGTTAActtgtgtgtttctgtgagttTTCAGGAGGCATTTCTCTTGCCTTGCTTTTCAATGCCCAGCCCTTCCCAATGCTCCTCACATAGCCTCCCAATAAGCAAAACAGCAAAATTCCAGTTTATGACAAAAGCAGAATACATGCAgcagtctcccctcccccaacacctcTGATTTTTCTAGAAGTTATTCTAAGGGCACAAACAGTCTCCACTCCAACATCACAGCAAGCTATTAATATTCCTTATTACAAAGATTCTTTATGCAGAAATACACATTGTGGCTCACTATGCCACCAAGCCTTATCTAACCTGTGCAACAGGTGTAGAAACTAAACACAAAGACTCCCTTATCCACAACCAGGAGGCAGCCCCCAAACGGGGCTGCACATGCTCACCCCAAAGGCTCCCCATGGCCTCCAGCCCACAAcgtccctgcccccgcccctgttGCCCCAGGGGGAAACCCACTGCTCAGCGCAGCTCACCTGTTTGTAGGCGTCAAGGAGGAAGCTCTTCCAGACACAGCGGAGTCCCTCTGAGGTCAGCATGCGCCGCCACTCTCCGCGAGTGGACTTGGAGCGACTCAGCAGCAGCACCACGTGCTTGAGCAGAATGACCGAGTCATAGAGCGCCAGGAAGAGGCAGTTGGAGAAAAAAACTGGCAGAATCTGCAGTGTGATCAGCAAGTCTACGCTGAGGATGCCCATCTTCTCTGCCTCCTGAGTCAGTCCCCTTGTGCGCTCCGGTTCCCCTTCACCCTCTTATTTAAAAGGGGGGAGGtgatggagggggtggggaaggtaAGGGGGAAGGTTGGGAGGtgggggaaaaggagaaaaactaaattaaaaggaAGCCCAAGCTGTCTCCTCTTTCAAAGAAGCAGAAATGGCAAGCCCAAGTTCAGTCTCTCCAGCCCAGCAGTTGGAGTGTGCCCATCAATTCATTCAATTCcgagctgctgcttttttttttttttttcaggatttaagatttaaaaaaaaaaaaaaaaaaaaaaaaaaaaaaactggcgtACCCGTCCCTAATCCAGTTACCCCTGTGAGAGTCCGTTAAAGACAGGCAGTTCTACTTTCATTTCCAAGCACCTATGAGACTGTGGCAGAGGTTGCAAATTTTTCTTTAGCTTTTCATTGTCTCTATGTTCTTTAAACGTAGCCTGTTTCTTTCTTGAGTTGCCAGAGTTGTTAAAATGTGCTTTAAGggtagtttttttgttgttgttctttccTTACTCCGTTTTACACACACTTTCTGTCCTCTTCCcagcctgtctccctctctcccttctccaggAGCGACTGATTCCTCTTTTTCCTCACTCCCTCTGGCTTTTCCTTCCTGCTATCTGTCGTGCAAAGTGTCTCTCTCTGCAGCCCAGTGAGTCTCTCTGAAGCCTTTTATACATTCCCTGGCTAATTGCTGCAATAGAGAAATGAAAGCCTAATCTTGGTAAAGATCTTGACGTCATTGAGAAAGAGGGCTTTACTTTGGCCAGGACTGCAGTGAATAGAAAAGCAAAACtcgacaacttttttttttttttttttttaagaaagggtGAGGGAAAGACAGTGGAATCTTGCTTTgtgatttaaagagagagaaaaaaattaatacttttgACAGCTTTCAGGACATGCTTCCAAACTTTGGGGAAAGTAATTTAATATAATGTGTAGATGGCTGGGGTTATACACTCTCCTCTGATGATCATTATTCAttcatgactttttttcttttggaaacaaAGGGTCCTGGAAGACAGGTAGCAAAAAGCAAGAGTAATCATAGATAATCTTTGCTCCAGCTCTTGGAAGACACGAATGCTTAACATGTGATTGTTACACCTTTCTACCAGGAGTTCGCCCCTTCATTAGATAGGTGACCTAAGTCCTTTGAATATTTTTGAGTCATAATCATATTTAAGAAAATGCAAAGTGAGTTATGAGGTGGAAATGTTTAAAACTATTTGAGTAACATCACTGCATTTTTCTAAATCTTCTTGCAGAAGCCAAatacaaattttctttttgattttactGAAGTTCCcaatgctaaaaaataaaaaaaaaaaatactctagaCATGAAGGAGCTAGGTAACCAGACCTTCTTTTAGCTTTATTTTGTCTTTATgcagataaaattaaaatttctcattGAATGGCATTATGAGCCATAAGGCTGAGAAATACATTATTTATAAGAGTGCTCTTTAAATTCAGCACTTCCTTTGCTTCTGTTAGCATAACCCCTAAGAGACATGACACTTTAGAAAATCTTCCTTTTTGCTTGAAAGATAAACTTAGTTAATACATAGGTAATTAGGAACCACTGGTTCAAGGTGCACATCGACCATTATTCAATGACTTTCCTCTCCCATTAGTCTCTAAGACAGGTATTCAGGCAGACAGTGCTTTGATAGAACCTCCATCTCACAACCTCCATCTCATTCTagttctcctccctctcttaactATCAGATTACCATTAGAGATTGTTTTCTTGGATGAAGGAGGGGTGTCTTGGAGACATGAGGTGGGGTgggaaattttaactgaaaattaattAGCCAAGTTTTCTGTGTGTACAGAGCCTGTGATAAGCATGAGCTACGCAGTGGATGCAGCCTGTGTTTAATCTATTGCTATATTTTGTCCTGCGGCCAAAACCTGTAAGATTACAGAAATAAAAGCCTAGACCAGAACTCATCAACGGGGAGGTCCATAGGCTCAACTCTACAAACAGATGCACATCATTTGGTGGGGTCCTTTTTGCCTTTATGGAAAAAATAACTGAAGGAGAAGCCCTTTAGTTTCTGTGAGATCATAGATTTTTAGGCTCTTTGTTCACTGCTATCTCCCCAGCACTTGGAATCATGCTTGGCCCCCAGTACCCTCACTGAGGATGTCTCGAACAAATGGATACACAGGGTATGTAGAGGGCCTCTGCGCTGCTCCACACTAGGGGGCACCATTCACATGCAATATGACCTAAGAGGTGTTCTGTGCGAGGTCCTCCCCAGTGACACAACCCTCACCACTGCTTCCAAGTTGATTCTTTCATTTTGATCATGACTTTGGCCCATGATGAGTTTGGGATTTGCATCCCATGGACTACATTTTTAGAGAACTCAGAGCTTTGAAAAACAAACATAGCAAATCACATAGACAATTATTCTCTACTAGGACTAACATATGCTGTGAGCCAAAGAATATCACCATTCATATAGTATTCAATTTTATTGTTCATATACTCACTTATGTACACATTCATTCTCTCAAAATTCTCAGCGTCCTTATGCAGGCGGGGAgggccaaagagagagaggggtaacAACACGGTATTTTGTCTGGTGTCCACGGGAGAGCTGCCGTGGCAGACGAAGGTCCAGCCAACAATGACAGAAGAAGGTGTGGACTCAGGAAATGACGCTTCCACTCACTGCCCAAGCCCTAAAATCTTACCACTTCTCAGTTGTTCATTTCGCCCTGTTTAAATTAAATCAATTCTCTTCTGAGCTGGAGCCCTCAGCAGTTCTAAACCAGTTCTTCCTCTCTTGTTTCTCTCAAGGAGAGGGTGTAGAAAAATCAGGAAAAGCTTTCCTTTTAGATGGAGAGCTTAAAGCACACCAGGATTACAACTGGTTATAAATCCATTGgggcctttgtgtttgtttttactttttttttttttttttttttttgaggtcagAAATGTTtgaggggaattttttttttttctgtaaataagaGTACCAGTAGGCGCCTAGCCAATCCAGTAGTGTCATTTctcaaatttcttcttttatttgtttttttctaaacgAATGACTAGATGAATCACAAAACTGA
The nucleotide sequence above comes from Oryctolagus cuniculus chromosome 20, mOryCun1.1, whole genome shotgun sequence. Encoded proteins:
- the DIO2 gene encoding type II iodothyronine deiodinase, translating into MGILSVDLLITLQILPVFFSNCLFLALYDSVILLKHVVLLLSRSKSTRGEWRRMLTSEGLRCVWKSFLLDAYKQVKLGEDAPNSSVVHVSSPEAGAGAGNGAQDKTADGAECHLLDFASSERPLVVNFGSATUPPFTSQLPAFRKLVEEFSSVADFLLVYIDEAHPSDGWAVPGDSSLAFEVKKHRNQEDRCAAAHQLLERFSLPPQCRVVADRMDNNANVAYGVAFERVCIVQRQKIAYLGGKGPFCYNLQEVRRWLEKNFSKRUNLD